One Sodalinema gerasimenkoae IPPAS B-353 DNA segment encodes these proteins:
- a CDS encoding serine/threonine-protein kinase — translation MALVNQRYRILESLGRGGFGETFLVEDTQMPSRRRCVLKQLNPSSRDAATQHLIEERFGREAAILESLGDNHPQIPRLYAYFKENDQFYLVQEWIEGLTLTERLNQQGRLSETEVRRLLRDVLPVLAFVHQQRIVHRDIKPDNIILRDRDGKPVLIDFGAVRETMTTVMSVSGSPTSSIVIGTPGFMSSEQAAGRPLFSSDLYSLGLTAIFLLTGKLPQDLPSDPRTGEISWQSLLTLQDRRLAEVLERAIASHPRDRFPSANEMLAALEGSASAPVAPTMPPPTYYEPTVAVAPGWQGSGPPETQVTQAVTPRGPDRTSPSPGGYGSESSGSKKGVLLLALLLGVIGGGMMATMALQQRDRAGRDEGPVVISPTPEPTPDPTPEPTPAPTPTPTPTPTPTPTPEPTPEPTPTPEPTPEPTPEPTPEPRPSIRDATQDYYSVLGGDDTYNLSLGWNMLSQRMQNNSRLHPNGFDSYRDWWGSVDEVRVNEIRILEEDRDQARVEVSVTYQMEDGRVSNDRQRLVWRWQESGNLWVIDGTERP, via the coding sequence ATGGCACTCGTAAACCAACGCTATCGAATTCTGGAATCTCTCGGGCGAGGAGGCTTTGGGGAGACGTTTCTCGTCGAAGATACGCAAATGCCGTCCCGACGGCGGTGTGTGCTGAAGCAGCTTAACCCCAGCAGTCGGGATGCGGCAACTCAGCACCTGATTGAGGAACGCTTTGGCCGAGAGGCGGCGATTTTGGAGTCGTTGGGGGATAATCATCCGCAAATTCCTCGGTTGTATGCCTATTTTAAGGAGAATGATCAGTTCTATCTGGTTCAGGAGTGGATTGAGGGGTTAACGCTGACGGAACGGCTGAACCAGCAGGGACGGTTATCGGAAACGGAAGTCCGAAGGCTGTTGCGGGATGTGCTGCCGGTGTTGGCGTTTGTGCATCAGCAGCGGATTGTTCATCGGGATATTAAGCCCGATAACATTATTTTGCGCGATCGCGATGGCAAGCCGGTCTTAATTGATTTTGGGGCGGTGCGGGAGACAATGACGACGGTGATGAGTGTGTCGGGATCTCCCACCAGTAGCATTGTGATTGGGACGCCGGGGTTTATGTCCAGTGAACAGGCGGCGGGCCGGCCTCTGTTTTCGAGTGATCTCTATAGTTTGGGGTTGACGGCGATTTTTCTGTTAACAGGGAAACTTCCTCAGGATTTGCCGAGTGACCCTCGGACTGGGGAGATTTCTTGGCAATCCCTGCTAACGTTACAGGATCGCCGCTTGGCGGAGGTTTTGGAGCGGGCGATCGCCTCTCATCCTCGCGATCGCTTCCCCAGTGCCAATGAGATGTTGGCAGCGTTGGAGGGGTCTGCGTCTGCCCCGGTTGCGCCCACAATGCCCCCTCCGACTTATTATGAACCGACGGTGGCAGTGGCTCCCGGTTGGCAGGGAAGTGGCCCCCCTGAAACTCAGGTGACGCAAGCGGTTACGCCTAGGGGGCCCGATCGCACCTCCCCGAGTCCAGGGGGGTATGGTTCTGAGTCTTCGGGGAGTAAGAAGGGGGTTCTACTGCTGGCCCTGTTACTGGGGGTCATCGGTGGGGGGATGATGGCAACGATGGCTCTACAACAGCGCGATCGCGCCGGCCGTGATGAGGGTCCGGTGGTGATCTCCCCCACGCCGGAACCAACGCCAGACCCGACGCCAGAACCGACGCCTGCGCCCACTCCGACCCCGACGCCCACCCCAACCCCGACTCCTACGCCAGAACCCACGCCAGAACCCACGCCCACGCCAGAACCCACTCCAGAACCGACACCGGAACCCACCCCAGAACCTCGTCCTTCGATTCGTGATGCTACCCAGGATTATTATTCAGTCCTGGGTGGGGATGATACCTACAATCTCAGTCTGGGCTGGAATATGCTATCGCAGCGAATGCAAAATAATTCCAGGCTGCATCCTAATGGGTTTGATAGTTATCGAGACTGGTGGGGGAGTGTGGATGAGGTGCGGGTGAATGAGATCCGTATTTTGGAGGAAGATCGCGATCAGGCCCGGGTGGAGGTGAGTGTCACCTATCAGATGGAGGATGGCCGGGTGTCTAATGACCGACAGCGGCTGGTTTGGCGCTGGCAAGAGTCGGGGAATCTCTGGGTCATTGATGGCACGGAACGCCCTTAG
- the murG gene encoding undecaprenyldiphospho-muramoylpentapeptide beta-N-acetylglucosaminyltransferase, with product MERPHSASKRLLIAASGTGGHVFPALATAECLSDVEIEWLGVPDRLERQLLGDRYPLHFVRVEGFQSRPGLATLRVLYRLVRATLTCRRLLQQGRFDGVFTTGGYIAAPAILAARSLQLPVILHESNAIPGKVTKWFARWCDLIAVGFPEAERRLAKYPTLHLGTPVRASFLQPPPLDLDIPEDVPLIVVMGGSQGAVAVNQLVRQSAPAWFDLGAWVVHLTGENDPDVGSLQHPHYLSMPFYKNVAALLQRADLAISRAGSGSLTELAITQTPAILIPFPYAAEDHQFHNAVGFREAGAARLFRQEHLSPEQLQTEVATLLKNPAQLEQMTAAMGQLAIPDSAKRLADVVRQHLDSKNRG from the coding sequence GTGGAACGTCCCCATTCTGCCTCAAAACGTCTCCTGATTGCTGCCAGTGGCACAGGGGGTCATGTCTTTCCGGCATTAGCTACCGCTGAATGTCTCAGCGATGTCGAGATTGAGTGGTTGGGGGTGCCTGATCGCCTGGAACGGCAGCTTTTGGGCGATCGCTATCCCTTGCACTTCGTACGGGTTGAGGGGTTTCAGTCTCGGCCAGGATTGGCAACCCTTCGGGTTCTCTATCGCCTGGTTCGGGCGACACTCACCTGTCGTCGTTTACTCCAACAGGGCCGGTTTGACGGAGTGTTTACCACTGGGGGCTATATTGCTGCCCCGGCCATTCTAGCCGCGCGATCGCTGCAACTGCCCGTTATCCTCCATGAATCTAACGCCATTCCCGGAAAAGTCACGAAATGGTTTGCCCGTTGGTGTGATCTCATCGCCGTGGGGTTCCCCGAAGCTGAACGACGACTGGCCAAGTATCCCACCCTACACCTGGGAACTCCCGTTCGCGCCTCCTTCCTGCAACCGCCTCCCCTGGATTTAGACATTCCCGAGGACGTTCCCCTCATCGTTGTCATGGGAGGAAGTCAGGGGGCCGTCGCCGTCAATCAACTGGTACGCCAATCGGCCCCGGCTTGGTTTGACTTAGGCGCTTGGGTGGTTCACCTCACCGGCGAAAATGACCCCGATGTGGGCAGTTTACAGCATCCCCACTACCTCTCCATGCCCTTTTATAAAAACGTTGCCGCCCTCTTGCAACGGGCCGATTTAGCCATTTCTCGCGCCGGTTCCGGTTCCCTCACCGAGTTAGCCATCACCCAAACCCCAGCCATTCTGATTCCCTTTCCCTACGCTGCCGAAGACCATCAATTTCATAATGCCGTGGGTTTCAGGGAAGCGGGGGCCGCTCGGCTATTTCGCCAAGAGCATCTCTCCCCAGAACAGCTACAAACGGAAGTAGCAACCCTGCTTAAAAACCCAGCCCAACTCGAACAGATGACCGCCGCCATGGGACAATTAGCCATCCCCGATAGTGCCAAACGTCTAGCGGACGTGGTGCGGCAACATCTGGACTCCAAGAACAGAGGCTAG
- a CDS encoding phospholipid carrier-dependent glycosyltransferase — MLIFALSLWLRLWQLNHLNTLIFDEIYFADHGFSYLKQLDLFDVHPPLGKYFLALGIWLHAHLLGGAEAFRAASEVGDLDAIAYRWFNAVTGSLIPLLVGAIAYQWTHRDRTTLLAAGFTALDGLLLVESRLSLINVYLLFFGFLGLWCFGQAIAQNMAFKWLMAAGLFWGASASVKWNGLGFILGFYMLYSFAWILEEVRHWRPSKVNKQDTKQVEQDANNLLSDQNKNLSNPENQAQKTRKTFDFLTQINLLKIGFGLGVIPFIFYRLQWIPHLQLHPNFTFLEMQRQILGYHESIGSTVDDHPYCSPWHSWLWMRRPVAYYFDRVELNGQTVIFDIHAMGNPILWWLSTLAICALIGKWLSSLGDWWNQDPINSSQWCFHTLLISQYVANFLPWAAVSRCTYIYHYMAASLFALMTLAWWVDIGLRKRHWLWQLLSWGAIALIIAGFIFWLPIYLGLPLSPEAFHRRMWFRSWY, encoded by the coding sequence TTGCTAATTTTTGCCCTGTCCCTGTGGCTGCGACTTTGGCAACTCAACCACTTGAATACCCTGATTTTTGACGAAATCTATTTCGCCGATCATGGGTTTAGCTATTTGAAACAACTGGATCTCTTTGATGTTCATCCCCCCCTCGGCAAGTATTTTCTCGCCCTGGGAATTTGGCTTCATGCCCATCTATTGGGGGGTGCAGAGGCCTTTCGAGCCGCGAGCGAAGTGGGGGATCTCGATGCGATCGCCTACCGTTGGTTTAATGCCGTCACTGGCTCGCTAATTCCCCTTCTCGTGGGGGCGATCGCCTACCAATGGACTCATCGCGATCGCACCACCCTCCTCGCCGCCGGATTTACAGCCCTCGACGGCTTACTCCTCGTCGAATCTCGCCTCAGTTTAATTAACGTCTATCTCCTCTTTTTCGGCTTCTTAGGACTCTGGTGCTTCGGTCAGGCGATCGCCCAAAATATGGCATTCAAATGGCTCATGGCTGCTGGCTTATTTTGGGGAGCATCTGCCTCAGTTAAATGGAACGGCCTAGGATTTATTTTAGGGTTTTATATGCTATACTCCTTTGCTTGGATACTTGAAGAAGTCCGGCATTGGCGTCCTTCAAAGGTTAACAAACAAGATACAAAGCAAGTTGAACAAGATGCCAATAATTTGTTGAGCGACCAAAACAAAAATTTATCAAACCCTGAAAATCAAGCTCAAAAAACAAGAAAAACCTTTGATTTTTTAACACAAATAAATCTATTAAAGATTGGTTTTGGACTAGGAGTTATTCCCTTTATATTTTATCGGCTGCAATGGATTCCTCACCTACAACTGCATCCAAACTTCACCTTTCTCGAAATGCAGCGGCAAATCCTGGGCTACCACGAAAGCATCGGCAGCACCGTTGACGATCATCCCTACTGTTCCCCTTGGCATAGTTGGCTTTGGATGCGCCGTCCCGTCGCCTATTACTTCGATCGCGTCGAGCTTAACGGACAGACCGTTATCTTTGACATCCATGCCATGGGCAATCCCATCTTGTGGTGGCTCTCAACCCTAGCCATCTGCGCCCTCATTGGCAAATGGCTATCGAGCCTAGGAGATTGGTGGAACCAAGATCCCATCAACAGCTCCCAATGGTGCTTCCATACCCTGCTTATCAGCCAATATGTCGCCAACTTCCTGCCCTGGGCTGCCGTCTCCCGCTGCACCTACATTTACCATTACATGGCCGCCTCCCTCTTTGCCTTGATGACCCTAGCCTGGTGGGTTGACATCGGTTTAAGAAAGCGACATTGGCTCTGGCAGCTCCTCAGTTGGGGTGCGATCGCCCTCATCATCGCCGGATTCATCTTCTGGCTTCCCATCTATCTCGGACTCCCCCTCTCCCCAGAAGCCTTCCACCGCCGCATGTGGTTCAGATCCTGGTACTAA